The sequence ATGAATTGATAGTGTAATGAACTGCTGAGACTGTTACGTGTAATTTCTTGGAAAAGCATAAAGAAATgttacaggttaaaaaaaaaaaaagaatggagaactgttctttttaaataagcaaataaagaaaaccttttttcctaaaaaaagatttaagaatgtaaaagtacattttaatattaaaaaagcatttttaaaaatctataacaaCTTTATGACAAAATCTGCATTTGTTGAAAAAGGCCTGTAAAAACAGCAGGACAGAACTGCCCTCATtacctttttactttttctagTCAGAAAAAAGTGTATGCATCTCTGGAACCATAAATGATGTTAAAATAGGTATTTATAAAATGGCAAGGAGGATTTCACGGGAAGTTTGTTGTTTTTACAATCATTGGCATTGTGGCCATCAGTAGGTCACAAGTAAAACTTCTCTAGCTAAAAGCAAAATGGAATAGAAAGGTTTTAACTGCATTAGGTCTGTTGCCTGCGTTTTGCTGATCGCATTTTTTCAAAGCGtgattccatttcttccaagaccTTGGGTGTGTACCGCACTACTAATTTAACCTTTCCTTGAGCTGCTTTCAGCAGTTCTACAGCTTTTTCATGATGCTCTCCTTCAACACTCTACGAAAAAACAAACCACAGACAGAAACACAATTAATATCTATGTTTTGTACGTTAAACTCGAAATGAAAAACGTTTAaaacacatacaaataaaaaaattttaatgttacaGCATTTCAAACTATAAACCTATGAAGTAGTCCTGCTTTGTCACTTTAATCAGTGTAAAATTGTCTGCTAAATCATATTCTGTCTGCAGTCCAGGAACTGGTTTTTAAGTTCTAAATACCTAGCATATCAACCTACATGCCCTATTATCTCAATAGGTCAGAAGTAAATCAAGCCATTGCTATTTGATAAAGTTAAACTGAGGAGAGGCTTTCGATTTAATGTACTACCTTAACTACTAAAGAGCTTAGTAACTTCATAAAAATCACACTAAGCACTGCTAAGTTACATtggaaagaagcaaaacacacacaaagtgcttcaaaaagtatcaCTTCACTAAAGAGCAGTGCCTAAGAGTCTTCCAAGAGGTTTCTAAACTACAAAGCTTCTTGGTCTTTCCCTGCATGTTCTGTTTCTGACTttccggtaaagaatctgcctgcaatgcaggagacctgggttcgatccctgggttgggaagatctcctggaagagggcatggccacccactccagtactcttgcctggagaatccccatggacagaggagtgtggcaggctacagtccatgggggtcacagagtcaggcacaactgttTCTATAACTCAAATACACCCCCAAGTGGTcaagtagaaataaaatgcatcccTACCACTCCATTAACAGAAAGGAGCTGATCTCCTCGCTTGAGGCCCCCATGTCTATCAGCAATTCCACCTGGAATTATTCGAGAGATATAGATTGGAGAGTTTTGCTCTTTGCCTCCCATAATATTGAACCCAAGGCCTTCTTCTGTTTTTGGTAGCTCAACAACTCGAGGATGAGAATGCCCTTCGCTGGCAGCAAACGCAGCAACGGTAgcctgaaagaaaattttatatatttaaaaaaaataggaccTTTGTTTACTTCACTCTTTTGTccctttttaaaaaccacttttccttctttcttttttaaattatgagggTATGGTAACACATTTAcagcagatttgaaaaatatggaacCAAGTTACATACAGTctcactatatattttttaagtagattaagatttttagttgaagtttcaatatcaaactctcaaaaactaATAGAATGATAGAAAAGTAGGagatagtagacctgaaaagcactatgaatgGATtgaacataattaagatttatacaattttcacacaatagcAGAATATAAATTCAAGtttccatagactataaaccagtAGACAGCtgaaacatatccagggacataaaacaaaatacaaaaatttcatggtctaaaggtactgAAATCATAAGAGTGTGTTCTCTTATCACCATGGAATCACAGTGATACTGATAATTAGAAATCAGTATCAAATTAAAAACCACTTTTGAAGTAAGTATTTTGATGTCTGAATGTCCACAAATTTACTGACAGTGAAGGTAAGCTAAGTAGATAGTGTTTTTAAGAGGACGACTGGAAAGCTTCCTCTGGGATTATGCAGTGTTGAGGTCGTTCAGGTCACTCCCGGTCCCGCCCGTGCCCAGAACTGCTGTGCAGTGCCTGGCAAGCAGGCCTCGCCGGGGATGAACTGTGCACGCTAACAGGAAGAACCCACCCTCGGGGCTGGTCGGCCTGGTACGCTCAGGGGTGTGGGCTGGCACAACCCGGGTGACCTGAATGCAGCAGGCGCCCTTTCACGCAGTCACTCTGGCTGCCGTGCCACTCGCACTGTGTATGAACCCGTACAGAGCCGCATCTTTCAAATCTAGACCAATTCAGAGGAATTCTAACACAAGGCTGAGGATTCaggtttcattttgcttttaaatgtaATTCAGTAATCTGGTACTATTTTTTACTATTAGATCAGGGTATATGAGAAACATGGGAACGAAGAGAGAAAATCAAGATTTGCTGAATACTCTAAGCTCTTAAAGAggcttcattttatagataatggAACTAAGGCTCAGAAGTTCAGGAGGCTGTGAAAGTCAGGAATTAAACCcaagttttaattgttttttcctACTCGGTCAAACAATACCCACATGACTCAACAGAGAATCCAATATTGCCTTTTGTGAATCAGTTAACTATCAATGAATAGTTACCTGCTAATGACTAGTTTCAGTGTAAGTCACCTACTACTGACAGTAACTTATTCTAACCACATGTGATGAGACGGCTAGATAGCATCATGGcttcaaaggacatgaatctgagtaaactccaggagattgaggaggacagagacgcctggcatgttacagtccatggggttgtaaagagtcagacacaaatgactgactgaaccaccaccaccacagatgATGGACAGAGATCAGTGCTTGAATTATTTGAGGAAAACACTGGtacagaaaaatacataaaacctgCTCCCTGTAGCTCTGAGGAGGTAACCTGCTATTTGCAGAGAGTTAAGGTTAAGTGAATGGCAACATAGGGGAGTACCTCAGATCTACCATTTACTATTTGTGTGATTTGAAGCAAGTAATCGAATTTGATGCTTCCTCACCAATAAAATGAGACTAATAATCCATACCTCAGAATTTTGATGAATATTTacataatgatatatatattacctggtcccatcacctcatgggaaatagatggggagacagtggaaacaatgtcagaccttttttgggctccagaatcactgcagatggtgactgcagccatgaaattaaaagatgcttactcctctgaaggaaagttatgaccaacctagatagcatattaaaagtcagagacattatcttgccaacaaaggtccgtttggtcaaggctatggtttttccagtggtcatatatggatgagagagttggactgtgaagaaaactgagcgccgaaaaattgatgcttttgaactgtggtgttggagaagactcttgagagtcccttggactgcaaggagatccaaccagtgcatcgtgaaggagataagtcctgggtgttcattggaaggactgatgctgaagctgaaactccagtgctctGGCCACcgcatgcaaagagttgactcactggaaaagaccctgatgctgggagggattggggtcaggaggagaaggggacgacagaggatgagatggctggatggcatcaccgacttgatgggcatgagtctgagtaaactccaggagtttgtgatggacagggaggcctggcttgctgcaattcatggggtcgcaaagagtcggacatggctgagtgactgaacttcagaactgaactgatatatattacCTACAGCaaccacatattatatatatgtattatttgtgtgtaaatatattttaatgtatcatCTAGACTGCATAAAATGTGTTTTGTAAAGCCAATTAAAAAGTCCTGCTTTTTAGTAATTGAGTTTAGTGTGGCTTGAAAGGCACtatttgttagtttttaaaataagtctaTTATGAAACTAATAACTTCACATTTTAAACCTCTAATTTGTGATgaatcctctcactttcagtaaATGAAAAAACGTACCTTCGCAGTTGCATTAGCTCTCACTTCAGGACTGCTACTGATGTCCACAGTCTCATAGACATGTTCATATACCTGCAAAACCCAAAGTTATCACTGTGATTTTAAATCTCAAAATATAACACGCTTGAGTTCTTTTTAAAGTTAATGAATGTgtcaaaatttcagaaaaagttATGCATCTTTATACCACGTTTTTCTGTTAGAAATTCCAAAAATGAGAGGGGTGGGTTCTAAAGTTAACTTTAAGAAACTACAAACCCAAATTGCAGAATGTTATCTTACCCTAAATAATGCAAGTTTATAGTCAATTTTAATCCCATTTACTTACCTCTCTTACAGCATTGCAGAATTCACTCTGAAGGACTCTTTGTAGAGCCTGAAGTTTCTGTGGTGGTACCTCTCCACTTCTTTGCAGTTTTTCCAACAATTCAATTGCTCTACAAATATCTAGAGTTAAACAAACACACACCGATAGATAATTTTCTCTAAATGCCTCTGTAACAGCGCAGCATTAGGATTTATTCCTCAATGGCtaacaaaaaatatatagaacacagaggaaaaaagcCTAAGAGTATGAGCTTGTGTGTATGGGGGTTCATTTTACAGCAGATTAGgaagaaaaactgatgctgaacatgcataaaatctgaaaaaccatatctttaagagacacaggaaaacaaatataaagtCCTAAACGTCACAGGAAAGAACTGGAGCTCAAATGTGACAGACACATGAACACTGTAGTACTTCAGAAAAGCTGACAGCATTATCAGAAGCTACTCAGTCAATAAAAATTTACCTATCATCAATAGTAACCAAAGTGCTGAGCAGTATAAAATGCCATGTGCTAATGAAGTCACTATTTCCCAAAAGAAAACTTAATATATATGTACCTACAAAAACTCTTCAATAACATGTGCAGTTAGTTACTGGCAGCAACACAATTTAAAACAATACTACAAATGAGTAAAATTAACTGGTCTGCTTTCAACTTAGGATCATCACACAGTGTTTTAATTAAGACAAGCTCAGTCAAATACATGTTTACAAAATACAAAGCAATTAGTTTGTAAGTCTGGTATCAGTAACAGCtgggtgatcttgggcaagtaacTTAAACTCCTTGTGTCTGTTTTCCactataaaatggaaacaacagtATCTCCCTTATAAGAATTACATGaccaatgaaacaaaaaaacatgGTAAGGGCCTGGCATGTGGCAAGCATAAATGTTATGTTACATTAGCACCAATTAATAAGAAACATTAAGATGTTCTACACTTTTATAGACATATATTAAGCATGTTAGGCAGTTCTCATTGGGAGTGTCAGGAAAAGTGTTTTACAAATTAAGAAACTTTTACAAGATTCATCATGTTTCATACTATTTctcccctgattttttttt comes from Dama dama isolate Ldn47 chromosome 1, ASM3311817v1, whole genome shotgun sequence and encodes:
- the LIN7C gene encoding protein lin-7 homolog C gives rise to the protein MAALGEPVRLERDICRAIELLEKLQRSGEVPPQKLQALQRVLQSEFCNAVREVYEHVYETVDISSSPEVRANATAKATVAAFAASEGHSHPRVVELPKTEEGLGFNIMGGKEQNSPIYISRIIPGGIADRHGGLKRGDQLLSVNGVSVEGEHHEKAVELLKAAQGKVKLVVRYTPKVLEEMESRFEKMRSAKRRQQT